aaaaaatatgagGGTAAGAGTTTTGAAGGATTCAAAATCAATAAGTTTTTAATAGATTTTCAACCCACCAAATCGGTGGGTTTGGAAGGGTTTTGATGAACCATTCCCTTTCTTCCAAACAAAGGTAACGGTAATACCCTCTCTCCCTCTCCTTCCATTCCCTACCCTTCCATACCCTCCCTTTAATTACCTTTCAAAACCTCTCATCCAATCAAAACCTAAATGTTAACTTTTTCCATACTCActaaattaaagttgcttaaaatatcattaaatttttgaaatttttcattttgaggtcgtttacgttcaaatttgacaaaatcaaTCCAAAAGTAGCCAAAATTGTTAACGGTGCCAACAACGGgattatttttgttaaaaaaaaaagcacatGTATCAGACTTGGAAAAGATCTAATCACAaaggttttatttgaatttaTCCCTATTTTTCAATGACaatattttacaatttttttaaaaatatactgtattttgtacgaattgAACAAACgaatttcaaatatttcactgaatttaaaagtattaatctctaattcaattattaaattgaaaaaaatatgattttattttgGAACATAGTAGATATGGAACAAAATGTGTGTAGCATAATGTCTCAAATTAACACAATTGCCaccattagaaataaatttgcTCCTCAATGCAAACATTAGGAATaaagttattttaaaagttacaACTAAAATTGCTTCGGGATAAAGATATTTTTATACGTTACCGGTCGTTTTTAAGAATTTACAATAAAATAAGTAAAAGAATTccaattttgttttttatataaaatttagcTTTTTCGAATGTGTGTCTGTTTCGTCTTCCATTTGAACTTCTTGCTTGGGCTTCCATGATTCAACTCTCTTCAATTCATTTCCCTCGTTCCATTCCATAGCCGATCTGCTTattctctttctttccttcaCTTCGCCGGCTATCAATTTCTGTATTTTCCGGAAGATTTCCCCCTCAATTTTGAAAATATGTATCAAGAAGAGTGGCCAATCAGAAATTGCCATCATTTGTCGTGATTACTCTTTTTTTCCACTTCAACAGTACTTAGGTCTCCATTGTTATCCTGGTCTTCACGATGACAAGATTGCGACGGATTCATTGGATACATTTGACTATTCTGCAAACGTAAAGGTCAGACTTCTCTTTTAGTTCCCTCTTTTTGACTTGTGAATTGATTTGCTACATTAATTTCTTAATCGCCAgctaaaagaaattgaaaattaGGACTAATTAATGAAGAAACTGCAGAGAATTTTCTCATCAAAATGTGGTAGTCACTAGTCTTTAGGGAGCGGTCCCTCATGTTGTAGGGATCGGGCCACCAATCACGTATTGATGTTGAGTTTGATTCAGTGCTCAACAATCTCTTGTTATCTGTATGCTATTGttggatttttgtttcttttttcctatttttcatccaattttacatgaaaatcaGGAAATTATGATTTGAGCTGTTTATACAATCCATTCTGCAAGTGTTAGCTCTTTGCTTCAGCCAATACTCTAACTAGCCCTGAAATCCATTGTCTTCCTTCTCCTTAATATCAATGTTCCATCCCCTTGACGTTTAGGCTGTTTGGCGTCAATGGCTCAACTAAAAGAATTGAGTTCTATATGTTCTCTGATTTTTGTTAGTTTATTCATATCAGGTAATTGTTTCAAATGATTTTCCATGAAATTGATCAATAGCTCCAATTTAATTAACATGTCCTGCTTTTTTTTTGTGGTTGCAGGTGTAGTTTCAACTAATTTCACAATCACAAATAACTGTAACTACACTGTATGGCCAGGCATTTCAAACACTGGTTCATCGCCTCAGTTCTCTTCCACTGGGCTTGTCCTTCAAAAAGGCGAGAGCAAGACTTTCACTGCACCTACGGGGTGGGGTGGTCGGGTTTGGGGTCGTACATATTGCTCTCAAAATTCTACTGGAAATTTTTCCTGTCTAACTGGTGATTGTGGCTCCGGCAAGGTAGAATGTTTAGGAAACAACGGTGTTTCTCCTCAAACGCTTGCGGAATTTCAGttatgagtcacactatgaaactttgggagcgagtgattgaacaaaggctaaggaggacggtgaagatctcggaaaaccagtttggctttatgccgggaagatcaactatggaagccatccatctaatgagacaattaatggagcactatcgaaataagaagaaagacttgcatatggttttcattgacttggagaaagcatatgataaggtaccaagggaagtactttggtgggccttgacaaggaaaggcatttcgcggaaatatattgacatcataaaggacatgtatgagggagtatgcacgagtgtacgtactagtgttgggaagactgaagagtttcctattacgattggagtgcatcaaggttccgcactaagcccatttctttttgccatcgttatggatgaactaacaagttcacttcaagatggtataccatggtgtatgctgtttgcagatgatattgtgttggttgatgagacgaaagaaggagtggagatgaagttggaactatggaggcaaactctagaatctagaggctttaagttgagtcgaagtaagacagaatatttggagtgtaagtttagcggccgtaggagtagggaggcatggacaatcaccctagatgggagagttgttcaggcctcggattgcttccggtatttaggatctattatccaaacggatggagaagtagatggagatgttgctcataggattaaagctggttggtcgaagtggaagagtgctacgggtttcctttgtgatcccggcatgcctaatagattgaagggaaaattctaccggacggcaattagaccagcattgttatatggtacggagtgttgggcagtgaaacactgccacatccataagatgtcggtggcggagatgcgtatgttgagatggatgtgtggtcacacgagaaaggaccgggtgcgtaatgaaataattaggacaaaagtaggggtcacatctattgagaataaaatgagagaaaaccgactaaggtggtttggccatgtgagacgtagagcgcttgatgcgccggttaggagaaccgaagagtggcaaagggatgtagtggtgaggggtaggggaagacctaagcaaacttggaggagggtgatcgagagtgatatgagtttattgggaattgaggaaaatatggtagtggataggacggagtggagggagcgaatctgtgtcgctgacacgacttgattttcacggttttatatgatggttcatgttagccgaccccgaatcatttcgggactaaggctttgttgttgttgttgttggttcTGGTGGCACGGATTTCTTTGATGTAAGTCTAGTGGATGGATTCAACCTTCCTATGCTGGTGGTGCCTCATGGTGCATCTGCAGACAATTGTTCAAGCACAGGATGCGTGGCTGATTTGAACGAGTCGTGTCCGCCGGAGCTCGAAGTTACAAGTGCTGATGGGGAGACAGTAGGTTGCATAAGCGCTTGTGCCGCTTTTGACCGACCACGACTTTGCTGCACAGGGGATAATTCATCACCGGAAGCTTGCAAGCCAACTTCCTACTCTGAAAACATGAAGAAAGTCTGCCCAAATGTCTACAGCTATGCTTATGACGACGCGAATAGCACCTTCACTTGTACCTCGGCAGACTACCTGATCACATTCTGCTCTACCCAGAATATCAGGTAACTTTACATCAAACCCCTTAATGGTTGAAAATAGAAGTGAGAAACATCAATAAGGGAGTAATGAGG
The DNA window shown above is from Euphorbia lathyris chromosome 1, ddEupLath1.1, whole genome shotgun sequence and carries:
- the LOC136222146 gene encoding PR5-like receptor kinase gives rise to the protein MAQLKELSSICSLIFVSLFISGVVSTNFTITNNCNYTVWPGISNTGSSPQFSSTGLVLQKGESKTFTAPTGWGGRVWGRTYCSQNSTGNFSCLTGDCGSGKVECLGNNGVSPQTLAEFQL